Genomic segment of uncultured Desulfobacter sp.:
ATCTTTTGCATAAGCTGAGACAGCTCGACTTCCACAGGGGATTTCAATCCCTAACTCACTTAATGCTGCTTCGGTATAATACTTTACCTCAAAGAAATTCAAAGGAGCACTTAGACCAGCCAATATCCGAAGGCTTGGCGAATCAAAATTTTCATAAAGTGCAGCTTCCGCCCATTTCACGCAATCAGATGGGTCTCCATTACTTGTGCTGCAATACCAAAATACTTTTCCGATTTGTGCTTTCATGAAATTTATTCAAATAACGTATTTTTCAGCAGTGAACCGAGTCCGCTGGAAAAAGTAGTTAGAGTGTGCTTTTTTTAAAAAAATCATCACCCTGGGTATTTATTAGTTTTAATATGTTCATTATTACGTCGTTGGGATTACTTCCCAAATTAAACCAACTATCAGCGTTATGAGATGATGCCCCTATGCGCAGCCTCTCATTCAGATCATTGGCTCTTAATTTGTTCTGAGGAATAATTTTTCCCCAATACGTTGAGAAGTCACCAAGCGGTGCAGAGGCAATTTCAATCACAAAATCCCCCGTTCCATATTTATCAAACTGAAATGTGATCAGTTCATTACGGTTTTCTCTTGATCGTCGGAAATGAGGAAATGAGCCTTTGAATCCTATCTCTCGAAGTTTCGGAACGAGATCCGACTTCAATATTATTCTTGGATCAGTCATCGTTAAAAGCCCTAACAAGTAATTATGATTTTTTTTTCTGTTCAATCCACAGGTTTGAATATTATTCCGTTAGAAAAATGACAACAGGATAATTTCCCAATAACAGCCAAGCAAATAGATGTAAATAGAAAATTTGAATCAATCCATTGAGAAAAACAAAACCGCGCAATGATGGTATGAAAAAACTCAATTCTGCGTTTCGGCCACCTCACCAATAACAGATCAAGTACACATGTCCACGGCATGGGCCTTTTCCGAGCAGTTCTGAAAAAAGTCCAGATTTTTACCCCGAAAATTTTGTATACTGTCTTTGTCCTGATCCATCAGGATGATTCCAACATTTTTAAAGGAGGGCATCACCATGAAAATGTCGCAGGCAATCAAGAATTTTCTGGCGTATCAAGAACTCAATTCAAAAAAAACACCATTCAAAATTATCGATACTTCCTGGCGGTCTTCCAAAAGCAATTCGGCAGACGGGATGTATCGGAAGTAACATCGGATGAAATCATGGAGTTTCTGGTCAAAATCACTGAAGGCCTGAAACCCTCAACCAAGAAACTCAAATATTCCCTTCTCAAAAGCCTCTTCAATTTTGTCAAAAATACTGCCGTGCCAGATCTTCTCAATCCATGTGACTCTGCTCTCCTATCAAAAACATTTCGAGTTTCCAAGTTGCCGCCATGGACAATCTTGGAACGAGATGCCGTTGATGAATTCATATTCAAAACGGAGAGCCCCAGAAACCGGCTGATGCTTGAATTGATGGCAAGGGGTGGAATGAGGATCGGTGAAGTTCTGAAATTGAAGCCTCAGGATGTCCAGGATCGAAAACTTCATTTGCCCAATCCCAAGAGTGGCCGTACCTCCGAAGTCGTTTTTATTCCCCAAAAGGTGGCAGACCGGCTGCGTGATTATATTGCCGCTGAAAATTTTCTGGATGATGAGCGTATTTTCCCTCTGGGGTATACCCGGGCCAGGGAGATCGTTAAAAGCGCCGGCAAAAAAATCGGAATTGATGTAAAGCCACATGATCTCAGACGG
This window contains:
- a CDS encoding DUF4304 domain-containing protein, which codes for MTDPRIILKSDLVPKLREIGFKGSFPHFRRSRENRNELITFQFDKYGTGDFVIEIASAPLGDFSTYWGKIIPQNKLRANDLNERLRIGASSHNADSWFNLGSNPNDVIMNILKLINTQGDDFFKKSTL
- a CDS encoding site-specific integrase gives rise to the protein MGLFRAVLKKVQIFTPKILYTVFVLIHQDDSNIFKGGHHHENVAGNQEFSGVSRTQFKKNTIQNYRYFLAVFQKQFGRRDVSEVTSDEIMEFLVKITEGLKPSTKKLKYSLLKSLFNFVKNTAVPDLLNPCDSALLSKTFRVSKLPPWTILERDAVDEFIFKTESPRNRLMLELMARGGMRIGEVLKLKPQDVQDRKLHLPNPKSGRTSEVVFIPQKVADRLRDYIAAENFLDDERIFPLGYTRAREIVKSAGKKIGIDVKPHDLRRHAATYASRSGVPIEIVSKIILRHSNLSTTQRYLGKISDTEAMYWIENIYR